GAGTTTAATTTTAGTGACTTTCCCACTCATGTTATTGTATGAATTAAGCATCAAAGTATCGGCTAAATTTCAAGATAAATAATGAAGTTAAACGCACAACATATTGTCAAAAAGTACCGAAATAGAAAAGTTGTTAATGAAGTTTCTCTTGAAGTAAATCAAGGTGAAATAGTTGGGCTTTTAGGTCCTAATGGTGCTGGCAAAACAACCTCGTTTTACATGATGGTTGGTCTGGTAAAGCCGGATGCTGGTAAGGTATTCTTGGATGCTGATGAAGTTACTGAAGAGCCAATGTATAGAAGAGCTCAGATGGGTATTGGCTATTTAGCTCAAGAAGCTTCTGTTTTTAGAAAGTTAAGTGTTGAAGATAATATTTTGGCAGTGCTCGAAATGACAAATCTGACTAAGGAAGAACAATCCAATAAGCTAGAATCTTTACTAGATGAGTTTGGGCTTCAGCATATTAGAAAAAGTTTAGGAGATTTGCTTTCTGGTGGTGAACGAAGAAGGACAGAGATAGCTAGATGCCTTGCGACTGATCCTAAATTTATACTTTTGGATGAGCCTTTTGCAGGAGTAGATCCTATTGCTGTAGAAGATAT
The window above is part of the Flavobacteriales bacterium genome. Proteins encoded here:
- the lptB gene encoding LPS export ABC transporter ATP-binding protein; translated protein: MKLNAQHIVKKYRNRKVVNEVSLEVNQGEIVGLLGPNGAGKTTSFYMMVGLVKPDAGKVFLDADEVTEEPMYRRAQMGIGYLAQEASVFRKLSVEDNILAVLEMTNLTKEEQSNKLESLLDEFGLQHIRKSLGDLLSGGERRRTEIARCLATDPKFILLDEPFAGVDPIAVEDIQHIVSKLKNRNIGILITDHNVHETLSITDRAYLLFEGKILKSGTAEELAADEQVRRVYLGENFELRR